Below is a genomic region from Lonsdalea populi.
CAGCTATGCCGCACGCGATGCGGCTGATGTTGTCAAAAGCCAGGTGAAATCCAACCCGATGGCAGGGGTCGCCATTGCCGCCGCTACCGGGATTGTACTGGGATTTTTACTCGGCCGTAAGTAACGAGTCAGCGATCACCACGTTCGCCGCTTTAGCGCGACAAGCACAAAGGCCCCTCACCGGGCCTTTTTTTTATCGGCGCGGAACAGACCGTCAGCGCGTCGCTGATCTGATTCCGGAGAGGAGGACGCCAACACATCACGAAGCGTCGGACGCCATCACCTGATGTCCGGGGCCTACTTCAAGATACACGCGCGGCGGCGGCACATAGCCCA
It encodes:
- a CDS encoding DUF883 family protein; amino-acid sequence: MFGKAEDKVNEAAGAAQEAVGEATDSHEHQFKGAAKKYASQASYAARDAADVVKSQVKSNPMAGVAIAAATGIVLGFLLGRK